From Heteronotia binoei isolate CCM8104 ecotype False Entrance Well chromosome 3, APGP_CSIRO_Hbin_v1, whole genome shotgun sequence, a single genomic window includes:
- the SAP18 gene encoding histone deacetylase complex subunit SAP18, with the protein MAVESRVTQEEIKKEPEKPIDREKTCPLLLRVFTTNNGRHHRMDEFTRGNVPSSELQIYTWMDATLKELTSLVKEVYPEARKKGTHFNFAIVFPDLKRPGYRVKEIGSTMSGRKGTDDSMTLQSQKFQIGDYLDIAITPPNRAPPPSGRMRPY; encoded by the exons ATGGCGGTGGAGTCTCGCGTTACTCAGGAGGAGATTAAGAAAGAGCCGGAGAAGCCCATCGATCGGGAGAAG ACCTGCCCCCTTTTGTTAAGGGTCTTCACCACCAACAATGGGCGCCACCACCGCATGGATGAGTTTACTCGAGGAAATGTACCCTCCAGTGAGCTTCAGATCTATACTTG GATGGATGCAACTCTGAAAGAACTGACCAGTTTAGTGAAAGAAGTCTATCCAGAAGCACGAAAGAAGGGCACACATTTCAACTTCGCAATCGTTTTTCCGGATCTCAAAAGGCCTGGTTACAG GGTGAAGGAGATTGGCAGTACAATGTCCGGCAGAAAGGGCACAGATGATTCCATGACTCTGCAGTCTCAGAAATTCCAGATAGGTGATTACTTGGACATAGCAATTACACCTCCAAATCgagcaccgcctccatcaggtcGCATGAGACCTTACTAA